One window from the genome of Paenibacillus azoreducens encodes:
- a CDS encoding cache domain-containing sensor histidine kinase, translating to MKNRALSIRAKLMILFSLTILFPVLIIAYVLPAYYTKLITTETEKLTESTLVGLTSNIQYYLDELERVTTIPYNYNEVMYALKIRSAGIYKQSDSYTKYKADYALYNTLPGVLENMHKEILGTLLLPLDGSIFYKDSRSTLYKARTDYPYQEQDWYQEAVKANGKATFVGVHPQDYLDIDPVQSVFSVARLIRDMDSRKPIAVILSDADTVVIDRIVRQLISNDSVVVITDINGQLVYTSSDVPSETLKELSASSSAVNYRGEPYVQVSKTVPSSSWKVTSLIPQSRFTDKVRWMHTTGLIFASGGLILTLFLFLAYSRKLLTPFREMIQVMRHVQRGDMTKRVAIHGKDEVAELGSALNRMIRRLDDMVINEYRAKLKQQDAEMQALQSQIKPHFLYNTLSGFIGLNRRRDHDTLDRAIRSLSGLLRYILSSDTCITLAEEFEIIRKYADLQSMRFQDRLSFHFELDNALEGLRIPKLLLQPLVENSVVHGFEPCEHPCLIEVVASVQRLDGSLRAVIVVKDNGVGFEPTAIKNSDRVGMRNVDERLALFCKGISDFNIQSAPGKGTAITITIDLHEEGLPNEHHCG from the coding sequence TTGAAAAACAGAGCTTTGTCCATCCGCGCCAAGCTGATGATACTCTTTTCATTAACGATTCTGTTCCCCGTTCTGATTATCGCCTATGTGCTGCCCGCATATTATACGAAGCTGATTACCACAGAGACCGAAAAGCTGACCGAATCCACGCTCGTCGGCTTAACCAGCAATATCCAGTACTATCTGGATGAGCTCGAGCGCGTGACCACGATCCCTTACAATTACAATGAAGTGATGTATGCCCTGAAAATCCGCTCCGCAGGCATTTATAAACAATCCGATAGCTATACCAAGTATAAGGCCGATTATGCGCTCTATAACACGCTGCCGGGTGTGCTCGAAAACATGCACAAAGAAATTTTGGGCACGCTGCTGCTGCCGCTCGATGGCTCGATTTTTTATAAAGACAGCCGTTCCACGCTATATAAAGCCCGCACCGATTATCCTTACCAAGAGCAGGATTGGTACCAAGAGGCGGTCAAGGCCAATGGCAAAGCCACCTTCGTCGGGGTCCATCCGCAGGACTATCTCGATATTGACCCGGTGCAGAGCGTGTTCTCGGTTGCGCGCCTCATCCGCGATATGGATTCCCGGAAGCCGATTGCCGTGATCTTGTCGGATGCCGACACGGTCGTGATCGACCGGATCGTCCGCCAGCTGATCAGCAATGACTCCGTGGTCGTGATTACGGATATCAACGGGCAGCTCGTCTATACCAGCAGCGACGTTCCCTCCGAAACGCTGAAGGAGCTGTCTGCGTCATCAAGCGCTGTAAACTATCGCGGGGAGCCTTATGTTCAGGTGTCCAAAACGGTGCCCTCCAGCTCCTGGAAAGTGACCTCCCTCATCCCGCAAAGCCGCTTTACCGATAAGGTACGGTGGATGCATACGACGGGGCTGATTTTTGCTTCGGGCGGCTTGATTCTGACCCTGTTCCTGTTCCTGGCTTACTCGCGCAAGCTTTTGACTCCATTCCGCGAGATGATTCAGGTTATGCGCCATGTCCAGCGGGGGGATATGACGAAACGGGTGGCGATTCACGGCAAGGATGAAGTTGCGGAGCTCGGCAGCGCGTTGAACCGGATGATCCGGAGGCTGGATGATATGGTGATCAATGAATACCGCGCCAAGCTGAAACAGCAGGATGCGGAAATGCAGGCGCTGCAATCGCAAATCAAACCTCATTTTCTGTACAATACGCTGAGCGGCTTTATCGGGCTGAACCGCAGGCGCGACCATGACACGCTGGACCGGGCGATCCGTTCTTTAAGCGGGCTCCTTCGTTATATATTGTCATCGGATACCTGTATTACTCTCGCGGAAGAATTCGAGATCATCCGCAAGTATGCGGACCTGCAGTCGATGCGGTTCCAAGACCGCCTTTCCTTTCATTTTGAGCTGGACAATGCTTTGGAAGGCTTGCGAATACCCAAGCTTCTGCTGCAGCCGCTGGTCGAAAACTCGGTCGTTCACGGTTTTGAACCCTGTGAGCATCCGTGCCTGATCGAGGTCGTTGCTTCCGTGCAGAGATTGGATGGATCCCTTCGGGCCGTCATCGTTGTCAAGGATAACGGCGTCGGATTTGAACCGACGGCTATAAAAAACAGCGATCGCGTAGGCATGCGCAATGTGGATGAACGGCTGGCCCTCTTTTGCAAAGGAATATCCGATTTCAATATCCAAAGCGCTCCGGGTAAGGGAACCGCAATTACGATCACTATTGACTTGCATGAGGAGGGACTGCCCAATGAACATCATTGTGGCTGA
- a CDS encoding ABC transporter substrate-binding protein, whose amino-acid sequence MKKSAFWFMTLAMLLVIFSGCSSRPDGGSSSASGGDNAETGSGKIGSGKAKTTLSMMINISDESLTKAYREIVDGFTKENPDISVNLQFDSNGYENTMKVKMAANDLPDIFDTHGWAKIRYGEYLADLRDEPWASQLTDTIRNVVTDEKGKVYALVLTEAKDGMLYNVDMLEKYGIEVPRTFDELVAAGEKIKKESGGKTIPFYLSGIDDSTIGQYLDQFANPLLITAKNNEADALLKGTFDWSHITPLAQSLLTLKEKGLINEDVLTAKRSDLPAAFAAEKVTFALVGPAFMDSVHEIAPNMKIGLMPLPSMVAGDEPTFAGGERNTLAVWKDSKHLDEAKKLLQYFAKPENMAKLSNVSKNPPGLKDIKTNHELTPYYEKYAQVRVFPYFDRVYLPNGMWDVLCKNGTELLAGRMTPEQFSESMKTEVERLSKK is encoded by the coding sequence ATGAAAAAAAGCGCATTTTGGTTCATGACATTGGCCATGCTTCTGGTGATATTCAGCGGCTGCTCGTCGCGTCCCGATGGCGGAAGCAGCAGCGCAAGCGGCGGCGACAACGCCGAAACGGGCTCCGGCAAAATTGGCTCGGGGAAGGCCAAAACAACGCTGTCGATGATGATAAACATTTCGGATGAATCGCTGACCAAGGCCTACCGCGAAATCGTGGATGGGTTCACGAAGGAAAATCCCGATATCAGCGTCAATCTGCAGTTTGACAGTAACGGCTATGAGAATACGATGAAGGTTAAAATGGCTGCGAACGACCTGCCTGATATTTTCGATACCCACGGCTGGGCGAAGATTCGTTATGGAGAATACCTCGCTGATCTGCGTGACGAGCCTTGGGCTTCCCAACTGACCGATACGATCCGTAATGTCGTGACTGACGAGAAGGGCAAGGTCTATGCGCTCGTACTGACCGAAGCGAAGGACGGCATGTTGTATAACGTGGATATGCTGGAGAAGTACGGCATTGAGGTGCCGCGCACATTTGATGAGCTGGTGGCCGCAGGGGAGAAGATCAAGAAGGAAAGCGGAGGTAAAACCATTCCGTTCTACCTGTCCGGTATTGATGACAGTACGATCGGCCAGTATCTGGACCAATTCGCCAATCCGCTCCTGATTACGGCGAAGAATAATGAAGCAGACGCGCTGCTGAAGGGAACTTTCGATTGGTCCCATATCACGCCGCTAGCTCAAAGTCTCCTCACCCTCAAGGAAAAGGGACTGATCAATGAAGACGTGCTGACCGCCAAGCGCAGCGACCTTCCAGCTGCTTTTGCCGCAGAAAAGGTCACATTTGCTTTAGTCGGTCCGGCATTTATGGATTCCGTGCATGAAATCGCTCCGAATATGAAAATTGGCCTTATGCCGTTACCATCGATGGTGGCGGGCGACGAACCGACCTTTGCTGGCGGGGAGCGCAACACGCTCGCAGTATGGAAGGACTCGAAGCATCTAGATGAAGCGAAGAAGCTTCTCCAATATTTTGCAAAGCCTGAAAATATGGCGAAGCTCTCGAACGTATCCAAGAATCCTCCGGGACTGAAGGATATCAAAACCAATCATGAATTGACGCCTTATTATGAAAAATATGCCCAGGTCCGCGTGTTCCCTTACTTTGACCGCGTGTATCTGCCGAACGGCATGTGGGATGTACTCTGTAAAAACGGCACCGAGCTTCTGGCTGGCCGCATGACGCCGGAGCAGTTCAGCGAATCAATGAAGACCGAAGTCGAGCGTTTGTCCAAAAAATAA
- a CDS encoding carbohydrate ABC transporter permease, which produces MRPNIVVTKAGPRKTTRMRRLAKSPVMLNWMYLPALLLFAVFIYYPFFRGLLISFTDWDGYSQMFHYIGIDNYKRMLSDSRVHTVIINTLIYGLGSTLFQNIIGLLYALLLNKHGKGRTFVRVIVYIPAIVSPIIMGYIWYFLLQYNGGAINDIITAFAGHPVNLLGDPKVNVWIIMVVNTYQFLGVAMMIFLSGLQGISKDYYEAAEIDGASTMNRFFNITFPLLAPALTTSIILNLIGGLKLFDVIAALTNGGPGYASASLSTMMYQLYFARQDAGLAASLGNLMFLLITVISLTSLYFLRRKELSQ; this is translated from the coding sequence ATGAGACCAAACATTGTTGTCACCAAGGCAGGGCCGCGCAAAACGACCCGAATGAGGCGCCTGGCCAAATCGCCGGTGATGCTGAACTGGATGTACCTGCCTGCATTGCTGCTGTTCGCGGTTTTTATCTATTATCCTTTTTTCCGGGGGCTGCTGATCTCCTTTACTGATTGGGACGGCTACTCCCAGATGTTTCATTATATCGGCATCGACAATTACAAAAGAATGCTGTCCGACAGCCGCGTCCACACCGTCATTATCAATACGCTTATCTACGGCCTCGGCAGTACGCTTTTTCAAAATATCATCGGGCTTCTGTATGCCCTGCTGCTGAACAAACACGGAAAGGGCAGAACGTTCGTCCGGGTTATCGTGTACATTCCGGCCATCGTCAGCCCAATCATCATGGGTTATATCTGGTATTTCCTGCTTCAATATAATGGCGGCGCCATTAATGACATCATTACGGCTTTTGCGGGTCATCCTGTCAATCTGCTGGGAGATCCCAAGGTGAATGTCTGGATTATTATGGTCGTCAACACCTATCAGTTCCTGGGGGTCGCGATGATGATATTCCTCTCGGGTCTGCAGGGCATTTCCAAGGACTATTATGAAGCGGCCGAAATAGACGGTGCTTCGACTATGAACCGCTTTTTCAACATCACCTTCCCGCTGCTGGCTCCTGCGCTGACGACAAGCATCATTCTGAACCTGATCGGCGGCCTGAAGCTGTTTGACGTGATTGCGGCCCTGACGAACGGCGGCCCTGGATACGCCTCGGCGTCATTGTCGACGATGATGTACCAGCTGTATTTCGCCAGACAGGATGCAGGGCTTGCGGCCTCGCTCGGCAATCTGATGTTCCTGCTTATTACTGTCATCAGCCTCACATCCCTGTACTTCCTGCGCAGAAAGGAGCTGTCGCAATGA
- a CDS encoding carbohydrate ABC transporter permease — protein MKQRKRTIIYTVIGLFVALVHIIPFYILLTVSFKDMRDMSSKWAFPGYWFTGNFISAWQNAHLDRAFLNTGVITVLSVALILIFGSLAAFPLARYQSKLNKWVYGIFVSALIVPPLTILVPLYKFFVDIGFMNTYFGIVLLHVTFQLSMAIFLYTSFIGTIPRELDEAAMIDGATKTGMFFRIIMPLLKPVTATIVIMNANSIWNDYQFSLFFLQKPDSRTITVALSSFFGENSAQIGWIAAGSLLAAIPSILVYILLQKYFVDGIAAGAVKG, from the coding sequence ATGAAGCAGCGAAAACGCACGATTATTTATACGGTTATCGGCCTTTTCGTAGCCTTGGTGCATATCATTCCGTTTTACATTCTGCTGACCGTATCCTTCAAGGATATGCGGGATATGAGCTCCAAGTGGGCATTTCCCGGCTATTGGTTTACGGGCAATTTTATTAGCGCCTGGCAAAATGCCCATCTGGACCGAGCCTTCTTGAATACAGGGGTCATCACCGTTTTGTCCGTCGCATTGATTCTGATCTTCGGCTCTCTGGCAGCTTTTCCGCTGGCACGGTACCAATCGAAGCTGAACAAGTGGGTATACGGCATCTTCGTCAGTGCGCTGATCGTGCCGCCGCTGACCATTCTGGTGCCCTTGTATAAGTTTTTCGTGGATATCGGCTTTATGAATACCTACTTCGGAATCGTGCTGCTGCATGTGACCTTTCAGCTGTCGATGGCCATTTTCCTGTACACAAGCTTTATCGGCACGATCCCGCGGGAACTGGATGAGGCGGCGATGATTGACGGGGCGACCAAAACGGGCATGTTTTTCCGCATTATTATGCCGCTTCTCAAGCCCGTTACGGCTACGATCGTGATCATGAATGCGAACTCGATTTGGAATGACTACCAGTTCTCGCTCTTTTTTCTGCAAAAGCCTGACTCGCGTACCATTACGGTCGCCTTGTCCAGCTTCTTCGGGGAGAACAGCGCGCAGATCGGCTGGATTGCCGCCGGCTCGCTTCTGGCCGCGATTCCGAGCATACTCGTATACATTTTATTGCAAAAGTACTTCGTGGACGGTATTGCCGCAGGTGCGGTTAAAGGATGA
- a CDS encoding SDR family oxidoreductase, producing the protein MSKLTGKIALVTGASRGIGRGIALRLARDGALVAVHYGRRQNEAEEVVRQIEQNGGSAFSIGADFSTLNGIRDLYAALDEELRKRTGNNRFDILVNNAGIGQILTLEEATEESFDEVMNTNVKAPFFVIQQALPRLADGGRIINLSSFVTRAASPSVFAYSISKGAINTLTLALAQQLGNRHITVNAILPGIINTEMNAGTLQNPAGRNSAAGLSTFNRWGEPEDVADVAAFLAASDSRWVTGQLIDASGGSHL; encoded by the coding sequence ATGAGCAAGTTGACAGGTAAAATCGCTTTAGTAACCGGTGCAAGCCGGGGGATTGGCCGCGGCATAGCGCTGCGATTGGCGCGGGACGGCGCATTGGTCGCGGTGCATTATGGAAGAAGACAAAATGAAGCCGAAGAAGTCGTTCGGCAAATTGAGCAAAATGGAGGTTCTGCGTTTTCGATCGGCGCCGATTTTAGCACACTTAACGGGATTCGCGATTTATATGCGGCATTGGACGAAGAGCTTCGGAAACGAACAGGCAATAACCGTTTTGACATTCTTGTGAATAATGCCGGAATCGGGCAAATTCTAACGCTTGAAGAGGCAACGGAAGAGTCCTTTGACGAGGTGATGAATACGAACGTTAAGGCGCCATTTTTCGTGATCCAGCAGGCTTTGCCGCGTCTGGCGGATGGGGGGCGCATTATCAATCTTTCATCATTTGTCACACGGGCAGCCTCACCAAGTGTGTTTGCATATAGCATATCGAAAGGGGCAATCAACACGCTTACGCTTGCTTTGGCCCAGCAGCTTGGAAACCGCCATATTACGGTGAACGCGATCCTTCCTGGCATCATCAATACGGAGATGAACGCCGGAACGCTGCAAAATCCCGCTGGACGCAATTCTGCCGCCGGACTTTCAACCTTCAACAGATGGGGAGAGCCTGAAGATGTGGCGGATGTTGCCGCTTTTCTTGCCGCATCGGATAGCCGCTGGGTGACCGGTCAATTGATCGATGCAAGCGGCGGATCTCATCTGTAA
- a CDS encoding HugZ family protein, which produces MKTIDIEATKSRYTAFTDSCNTLIISTLDENGFPFAGYAPFVKLDGKLYIYISRISDHYRYVGNNKQILVMMIADESQTPNAFARERARWACTTENLGSEGHENIFEQFNRKFGEKMMNMLRGLDFSLFELTPSAGRYVIGFGQAFDVDLAGDRFEHVVVDKGQGK; this is translated from the coding sequence ATGAAAACGATCGATATTGAAGCAACAAAAAGCCGATATACAGCGTTTACGGACAGCTGCAATACGCTGATCATCAGCACGCTGGATGAAAACGGATTTCCTTTTGCCGGCTATGCCCCATTCGTGAAACTGGACGGAAAGCTGTACATCTATATCAGCCGCATTTCCGACCATTACCGTTATGTAGGGAACAATAAGCAAATTCTCGTGATGATGATTGCCGACGAATCGCAGACCCCGAATGCTTTTGCGCGTGAGCGGGCACGATGGGCTTGCACCACGGAGAATCTCGGAAGCGAGGGACATGAAAATATTTTTGAACAGTTCAATCGGAAGTTCGGCGAAAAAATGATGAATATGCTGCGCGGTTTAGATTTTTCGCTGTTTGAGCTGACTCCGTCTGCGGGCCGGTATGTGATCGGTTTCGGTCAGGCGTTTGATGTGGACCTGGCGGGCGACCGTTTTGAGCATGTGGTTGTCGATAAAGGACAGGGGAAGTGA
- a CDS encoding DinB family protein has protein sequence MSFETMLPVWRAVRDRFQKLAAGLREEELLLTAPGQGPTIGWMLRHNAEVEYMFAEWFFQAEKPQGIKYITGGGPEDHPDYANLKGLLHFLEESDRHFTMAMRLLPDDAWDTPVASQMGMSTPREAMGRVLYHNGLHAGQISLIRKLNA, from the coding sequence ATGTCCTTTGAAACTATGCTGCCGGTGTGGAGAGCTGTGCGGGACCGGTTTCAGAAGTTGGCGGCAGGTCTGCGTGAGGAGGAACTTCTTCTTACGGCTCCGGGGCAAGGGCCTACCATCGGCTGGATGCTGCGTCACAATGCCGAGGTGGAGTATATGTTTGCGGAATGGTTTTTTCAGGCGGAGAAACCTCAAGGCATTAAGTATATAACCGGCGGCGGCCCGGAAGATCATCCGGATTATGCCAATCTTAAGGGGCTCCTTCATTTTCTTGAGGAATCCGACAGGCATTTTACGATGGCGATGCGCCTGCTTCCGGACGATGCTTGGGACACTCCGGTTGCTTCGCAAATGGGCATGTCCACACCGCGCGAGGCGATGGGCAGGGTGCTGTACCATAATGGACTGCATGCCGGCCAGATTTCGTTGATTCGAAAGTTGAATGCTTAA
- a CDS encoding glycosyl hydrolase family 8, translating into MGKNRKFLLSGKAVMLSCLAFLLIPAGFAFASPNKPFPQHTTYTSGTIKPNNVSQSTMDSAVQSKWDSWKSAYLKPAGTGKYYVKYQSNGDTVSEAHGYGMLATVLMAGYDSNAQVYFDGLYKYYKEHPSDNNPYLMAWKQNSSFQNIEGADSATDGDMDIAYSLLLADKQWGSSGSINYLQAAKDMINAIMQSDVNQTQWTLRLGDWATDSKYKDATRPSDFMLNHMKGFQAATGDSRWNNVIDKTYTIINSIYNNYSSSTGLLPDFVVLSGGAYKPAPADFLEGANDGNYEYNSCRTPWRITTDYLITGDNRALNQLNQMNTWIKGKVSSNPSSVKDGYKLNGSVVGSYNSGAFYAPFGVSAMTSSANQSWLNSVWSKTAGSSNEGYYEDSIKLFSMIMMSGNWWAY; encoded by the coding sequence ATGGGAAAAAACAGAAAGTTTTTGCTTAGCGGCAAAGCTGTGATGTTGAGTTGTCTCGCTTTCCTTCTGATTCCGGCAGGTTTCGCATTCGCCTCTCCTAACAAGCCGTTTCCGCAGCATACGACATATACGAGCGGTACGATCAAACCAAACAATGTCTCGCAAAGCACGATGGACAGCGCGGTACAATCCAAATGGGATAGCTGGAAATCGGCTTATTTGAAGCCGGCCGGCACCGGAAAGTATTATGTGAAATACCAGTCCAACGGCGATACGGTGTCCGAAGCCCACGGTTACGGCATGCTGGCTACTGTTCTGATGGCCGGGTATGACAGCAACGCGCAAGTCTATTTTGACGGACTTTATAAATATTACAAGGAACATCCAAGCGACAACAATCCTTATTTGATGGCATGGAAACAAAACAGCAGCTTCCAGAACATTGAAGGCGCCGATTCGGCAACCGATGGAGATATGGACATCGCATACTCTCTCCTGCTGGCGGACAAGCAGTGGGGCAGCAGCGGCAGCATCAATTATCTCCAGGCAGCCAAAGACATGATCAATGCCATTATGCAAAGCGATGTGAACCAGACTCAATGGACGCTGCGCCTTGGCGATTGGGCGACGGACAGCAAGTATAAGGATGCGACCCGTCCTTCGGATTTTATGTTGAATCATATGAAGGGTTTCCAGGCTGCCACCGGAGATTCGCGATGGAACAACGTCATCGACAAAACTTACACCATCATTAATTCGATTTACAATAACTACAGCTCGTCGACGGGTCTGCTTCCGGATTTCGTAGTCTTGTCGGGCGGGGCGTACAAGCCTGCTCCAGCCGATTTCCTGGAAGGCGCCAATGACGGAAACTACGAATACAATTCCTGCCGCACGCCTTGGCGGATCACGACCGATTACCTGATAACAGGGGATAACCGCGCGTTGAATCAGCTGAACCAAATGAACACCTGGATCAAAGGGAAAGTAAGCAGCAACCCAAGCAGCGTGAAAGACGGCTATAAGCTGAACGGCAGCGTCGTCGGCTCCTATAACAGCGGCGCATTTTATGCTCCGTTCGGCGTCAGCGCCATGACATCTTCGGCCAACCAAAGCTGGCTGAACTCCGTGTGGTCCAAAACGGCAGGCAGTTCCAATGAAGGTTACTATGAAGACAGCATCAAGCTGTTTTCGATGATCATGATGTCCGGAAACTGGTGGGCGTACTAA
- the mraY gene encoding phospho-N-acetylmuramoyl-pentapeptide-transferase produces MYAIMAISGLSFLLVAVLMPLLIWTLRRLRLTQPIRAELPADHQAKRGTPLMAGLILLVGVATSLQFHPVPLMLLLCVTFLLFSSIGFLDDFKKAFWQNPSGISGRTKLVLQFLFTGAVLYVLLHSFGLTSDIALFQGYTLHLPVYVYVAVMLLFIVGSANAINFTDGLDGLLINVSVPTYFFFFMISDKPEVQTFSLVMIGCLLGLFLYNIYPARAFMGDTGSLAIGGSLSVLAVIEKVEILIPILFFIYLAEQLSVILQVWYYKRTKLRLFRMTPIHFHFSLKYGWSENKIVMIFGFISWISVLVCWLIWKYLMH; encoded by the coding sequence ATGTACGCAATTATGGCTATTTCCGGCCTGTCTTTCCTGCTGGTGGCGGTACTGATGCCGCTGCTGATCTGGACGCTGCGCAGGCTGAGGCTTACGCAGCCGATTCGCGCCGAGCTTCCGGCGGACCATCAGGCCAAACGCGGCACGCCGCTTATGGCGGGGCTCATCCTGCTTGTTGGGGTAGCGACTTCGCTGCAGTTCCATCCCGTGCCGCTCATGCTGCTGCTTTGCGTTACGTTTCTGTTGTTCAGCTCGATCGGCTTTCTGGATGATTTCAAAAAAGCCTTCTGGCAAAATCCGTCCGGCATCTCAGGCCGCACGAAGCTGGTGCTTCAATTCCTTTTTACGGGAGCCGTTTTGTATGTGCTGCTCCATTCGTTCGGCCTGACAAGCGACATCGCGTTATTTCAAGGGTACACTCTGCACTTGCCGGTATACGTGTATGTGGCGGTCATGCTGCTGTTTATAGTCGGCTCCGCAAATGCCATCAATTTTACGGACGGACTGGATGGGCTGCTGATCAATGTGTCCGTTCCAACGTATTTCTTCTTTTTCATGATTTCGGACAAACCTGAAGTGCAGACATTTTCGCTCGTTATGATCGGCTGTCTGCTCGGACTTTTTCTTTACAACATTTATCCGGCAAGAGCGTTTATGGGGGATACGGGGTCGCTGGCGATCGGAGGTTCCCTTTCCGTATTGGCCGTCATTGAGAAGGTTGAGATTTTGATTCCGATTTTGTTTTTCATCTATTTGGCGGAACAACTGTCGGTCATCTTGCAGGTGTGGTACTATAAACGGACAAAGCTGCGGTTGTTTCGGATGACTCCGATCCATTTCCATTTCAGCCTGAAATACGGATGGAGCGAAAACAAAATCGTCATGATCTTCGGTTTCATTTCATGGATATCCGTGCTCGTCTGCTGGCTGATCTGGAAATATCTCATGCACTAG
- a CDS encoding DUF4825 domain-containing protein, with translation MSAKNKIIMLLAAAGILLFAAVQGIVLPKQEWDRQAYEAAQQNPQTHDLQSIAKYQNKYMGNASNLSNLMHSLPLNEVRSTFELHPDTLTADIVYHADTADLNSEKLERSLIYNATAAFALIENLEQIRFKFEDRTYTAKRSELENWYGKKLPSLTDSPKIWQPVVQEPLANPDYVKKGISSLFTVVEV, from the coding sequence ATGTCGGCTAAAAATAAAATCATCATGCTTTTGGCGGCGGCAGGCATTCTACTGTTCGCGGCGGTTCAAGGCATTGTGCTGCCAAAGCAGGAGTGGGACCGGCAGGCATACGAAGCCGCGCAGCAAAACCCGCAGACCCATGATCTGCAAAGCATCGCGAAGTATCAAAACAAATACATGGGCAACGCAAGCAACTTATCCAATCTGATGCACAGCCTTCCCTTAAACGAGGTTCGGAGTACGTTCGAGCTGCACCCGGATACGCTGACTGCGGATATCGTTTATCATGCGGATACCGCAGATTTAAACTCCGAAAAGCTTGAACGTTCGTTAATTTACAATGCTACCGCCGCCTTTGCATTGATCGAAAATCTGGAGCAAATCCGCTTCAAATTCGAAGATCGGACATATACGGCCAAGCGCAGCGAACTTGAAAACTGGTATGGCAAAAAGCTTCCTTCCCTAACCGACTCGCCAAAAATTTGGCAGCCTGTCGTGCAGGAGCCGCTCGCCAATCCGGACTATGTGAAAAAAGGAATCTCCAGCCTGTTTACCGTTGTGGAGGTATGA
- a CDS encoding permease prefix domain 1-containing protein — MNPLQKHVEELFAGYKPTRQVRELKDEILSNLEAKVADLAADGMEYSQAVEQAKAGIASIEGLIEGQVFYDVSRYRAELVQTALLYCLAAWIVTIPMRLVGIAGQLSLLLPAIAVILGIIYFAVRKPAAGDNRRIEPFDHAAAARNRKLAWILWSIFMLAMTASTTALHMGSNIWFGRPLHISGPYQFGVLAASYVRPLVSIVIPLLFNASIRLKLKYEAGENHVG, encoded by the coding sequence TTGAATCCATTACAGAAACATGTGGAGGAATTATTTGCCGGATATAAGCCGACCCGCCAGGTACGGGAATTGAAGGACGAAATTTTGAGCAATTTGGAAGCCAAGGTAGCGGATCTTGCGGCAGACGGGATGGAATACAGCCAGGCTGTCGAGCAAGCCAAAGCCGGCATCGCAAGCATTGAGGGCTTGATCGAGGGCCAAGTTTTTTACGACGTTTCAAGGTATCGTGCAGAGCTTGTGCAAACCGCTTTGCTGTATTGTCTGGCCGCATGGATCGTCACCATTCCGATGCGACTCGTCGGCATCGCCGGGCAGCTTAGCCTGCTGCTGCCGGCGATCGCAGTCATTTTGGGTATCATCTATTTTGCGGTTCGCAAGCCCGCTGCCGGCGATAACCGCAGGATCGAACCATTCGACCATGCCGCCGCCGCGCGCAATCGCAAGCTGGCATGGATCCTTTGGAGTATTTTCATGCTGGCCATGACGGCATCCACCACAGCGCTTCATATGGGCAGCAATATCTGGTTTGGCAGACCGCTGCATATTTCCGGTCCCTATCAATTTGGCGTTTTGGCGGCCAGCTACGTCCGGCCATTGGTTTCCATCGTTATACCGCTGCTCTTTAACGCATCGATCCGGCTGAAACTTAAATACGAGGCAGGTGAAAACCATGTCGGCTAA
- a CDS encoding PadR family transcriptional regulator, with translation MGESSISSDLIRGSIDTIILRVLYEGDNYGYEIIKSISKYSDGQYELKEPSLYTSLKRLEAQGNITSYWGDESQGGRRKYYTVTPQGHETYRRNVDAWKMAKKMIDQLIESGEG, from the coding sequence ATGGGCGAGAGCAGCATCAGCAGCGATTTGATCCGCGGCAGCATTGATACGATTATTCTGCGCGTATTATACGAAGGCGACAATTACGGTTATGAAATCATCAAATCCATATCCAAATACAGCGATGGCCAATATGAACTTAAAGAGCCGTCGCTTTACACCAGTTTGAAGAGGCTGGAAGCCCAGGGGAACATTACATCATATTGGGGAGACGAAAGCCAAGGCGGGCGTCGCAAATACTACACCGTTACGCCGCAGGGTCATGAGACATACCGCCGTAACGTGGACGCATGGAAGATGGCAAAAAAAATGATTGATCAGCTGATCGAATCCGGGGAGGGATAA